From the genome of Candidatus Bathyarchaeota archaeon, one region includes:
- a CDS encoding bacterioferritin, whose protein sequence is MGKKAREIVKVNIQELLADLNSAYADEWIAFFYYTWAKSYIEGPDYPTVASEIDKIAKDEFEHLSELADRIYELGGEPERDLEDLQRIANCKKVSFPKDERDIEGALKALADAEGCAIDVYNRILLKISACYQKDVRTFHLIEHILSEEIEHEEAFENLLAKKR, encoded by the coding sequence TTGGGAAAGAAAGCTAGAGAAATAGTCAAGGTAAATATTCAGGAACTGTTGGCGGATCTTAACAGCGCATATGCAGATGAATGGATAGCATTCTTCTATTATACCTGGGCTAAATCCTATATTGAGGGACCTGACTATCCTACAGTGGCCTCTGAAATAGATAAGATCGCTAAGGACGAGTTTGAACATTTATCAGAGCTCGCCGATAGAATCTATGAGTTGGGAGGAGAACCTGAGAGGGACCTTGAGGACCTCCAGAGAATAGCGAACTGTAAGAAGGTGAGCTTCCCTAAGGATGAGAGAGATATTGAGGGTGCCCTGAAGGCCCTAGCTGACGCTGAAGGATGCGCAATCGACGTCTACAATAGGATCCTGTTGAAGATCTCCGCCTGCTACCAGAAAGACGTTAGGACATTCCATCTGATAGAGCATATTCTATCTGAAGAGATAGAGCATGAAGAGGCCTTCGAGAATTTGCTTGCAAAGAAGAGGTAA
- the nuoB gene encoding NADH-quinone oxidoreductase subunit NuoB gives MWFRLGLVSWSRAQSPWIVHFNTGGCNACDIEVLAALDPRFDVERFGVLLKGSPRHGDILVVTGPVNRQIRDRIIRIYEQMPEPKFVLSVGNCCNSGGVYRGCYNVYPGLDSVIPVSAYVYGCPPKPEAILGAVAALQAKIKSG, from the coding sequence TTGTGGTTCAGGTTGGGTTTGGTGAGTTGGAGTAGAGCCCAAAGCCCATGGATAGTACACTTCAACACAGGCGGATGCAACGCATGCGATATAGAGGTTCTAGCGGCCCTCGACCCAAGATTCGATGTTGAAAGGTTCGGTGTCCTGTTGAAGGGGAGTCCAAGACACGGAGATATCTTGGTTGTGACGGGCCCAGTAAACAGACAGATCAGAGACCGCATCATCAGGATATATGAGCAGATGCCTGAGCCTAAGTTCGTCCTCTCCGTCGGAAACTGCTGCAACAGTGGCGGAGTATACAGGGGATGCTACAATGTCTATCCAGGACTAGACTCGGTTATTCCTGTGAGTGCATATGTTTACGGTTGTCCACCTAAGCCTGAGGCGATCTTGGGAGCGGTAGCCGCCTTACAGGCGAAGATAAAGTCGGGGTGA
- a CDS encoding (2Fe-2S)-binding protein gives MGLKLKIDDKEVESMEGETILDAAKKLGIEIPTLCHHEGLEPYGACRICSVEIEKNGRKRIVAACCYPAEDGLNVKTRSPRIDRIRRIIIELAAINVGGDLSGKFLELAAEYKADTSRFLQKVKVEPSKCILCGLCVRRCVEACWDSVIGFVGRGVNRRIVVYPENASICSTCDHCHGICPTGRITSIGPDPPFPSIDDVLAGRE, from the coding sequence ATGGGTCTAAAACTAAAGATAGATGATAAGGAGGTTGAGTCGATGGAAGGCGAGACTATCTTGGACGCCGCAAAAAAACTCGGTATTGAGATCCCTACACTCTGCCACCATGAAGGCTTGGAACCCTACGGTGCATGCAGAATATGCAGTGTAGAGATTGAGAAGAACGGAAGAAAGAGAATAGTCGCCGCATGTTGTTACCCAGCTGAAGATGGCTTGAACGTAAAGACCAGGAGCCCCAGAATAGACAGAATTAGAAGAATCATAATTGAGTTGGCCGCTATAAATGTTGGAGGAGACCTCTCCGGAAAGTTTTTGGAACTAGCAGCAGAATATAAGGCTGACACATCTAGGTTCCTTCAAAAAGTTAAGGTTGAACCGTCAAAATGCATCCTCTGCGGGCTCTGCGTACGCAGATGTGTCGAAGCCTGCTGGGACAGCGTCATAGGATTTGTTGGAAGAGGTGTAAACAGGCGAATAGTCGTGTATCCTGAGAATGCATCCATCTGTTCAACATGCGATCACTGTCACGGGATCTGCCCAACAGGAAGGATAACATCCATAGGACCAGACCCACCGTTCCCATCAATCGACGACGTACTCGCTGGAAGGGAGTAA
- a CDS encoding NADH-quinone oxidoreductase subunit C, with amino-acid sequence MSTSNEEYIASEVKSLLGENLLEVKIPRPRRLFLKVSREAYKQAAKHLIQNMNINHVSTITAADSGKEMDVMAYLFGRGVEVTLKATVPKEDPKIPTLTDIVPGATFYEREVFDLFGIVFEGHPNLERLILPEDWPAGVYPLRKEYKVTRLKGPREVE; translated from the coding sequence ATGTCAACAAGCAATGAGGAGTATATTGCAAGTGAGGTGAAGAGTCTTCTGGGGGAGAATCTCTTGGAGGTGAAGATTCCAAGACCGAGAAGGCTCTTCCTGAAGGTCAGTAGGGAAGCCTACAAACAAGCAGCGAAACACTTGATCCAAAACATGAACATAAATCATGTATCGACGATAACTGCGGCTGATTCTGGGAAGGAGATGGATGTTATGGCATACCTCTTCGGTAGGGGTGTTGAAGTTACTTTGAAGGCAACAGTCCCAAAGGAAGACCCAAAAATACCAACCCTCACAGACATAGTTCCAGGAGCCACTTTCTATGAACGTGAAGTATTCGACCTTTTTGGAATAGTCTTTGAAGGCCACCCGAACCTCGAACGTTTAATCCTTCCTGAGGACTGGCCTGCCGGAGTCTACCCCTTAAGGAAAGAGTATAAAGTCACTAGGTTGAAGGGACCAAGGGAGGTTGAGTGA
- a CDS encoding 4Fe-4S binding protein — translation MKRIDSPEDLEKLRRKLRSKKKTDKTTISVCVSTGCVALGSIKVLEAIKAELERQGLVETVNVKETGCLGFCEQGPRLSIHPKEICYFKVKPEDAQEIVSKTVIKGEVVERLLYKDPATGKVARRLDEIPFYRHQVRPLLANNERIDPKSINDYIALGGYEALAKALFKMTPEDVIEEIKRANLRGRGGGGFPTGIKWETTRKAPGHLKYVIVNCDEGDPGAFMDRSLMEGNPHSVLEGLIIGGYAIGAGEGFVYVREEYPLAAENITNAIRQAEEYGLLGENILGSGFNFKVRVHRGAGAFVSGESSALMNAIEGCIGEPRPKYVHTAVKGVWGRPSCLNNVKTWANIPLIILNGAEWFRKIGTEGSSGTAIFSLVGKVNNTGLVEVPMGITLRDLIYKIGGGIKDGKKFKAVQTGGPSGGFIPEQYLNLPVDFDELNRVGSMMGSGGMVVMDEDTCMVDAARFFIDFLLEESCGKCIPCREGLRVLSRILNDICEGKGVEEDVMIVEEIAETMRDASLCALGTTAANPVLTSLKYFRDEWDQHLKAKRCPAKACKALVNYYIEPEKCQACQLCRRECPTGAILGGVEQVHWIEQDKCVKCGSCYEACRFNAIVKLSGEPIPPPPPEGTKPVRRRGGR, via the coding sequence ATCAAAAGGATAGATTCACCTGAAGATCTAGAGAAACTTCGGCGAAAATTGAGATCGAAGAAGAAAACAGATAAAACTACAATCTCAGTATGTGTCAGCACCGGATGCGTCGCCCTCGGATCAATAAAAGTACTGGAAGCCATCAAAGCTGAGTTGGAGAGGCAAGGCTTAGTTGAGACTGTAAATGTCAAGGAGACAGGATGCCTAGGATTCTGCGAGCAAGGTCCAAGACTTAGCATACATCCAAAAGAGATCTGTTACTTTAAGGTCAAACCTGAAGATGCCCAAGAGATAGTGTCTAAGACAGTTATTAAAGGTGAAGTTGTTGAGAGACTGCTCTACAAGGATCCAGCAACGGGTAAAGTAGCGAGGAGACTCGACGAGATACCATTCTACAGGCATCAAGTTAGACCCCTCCTGGCGAATAATGAGAGAATAGATCCGAAGAGTATCAATGATTATATTGCCCTCGGAGGATACGAAGCCTTGGCCAAAGCACTCTTCAAAATGACCCCTGAAGATGTTATTGAGGAAATTAAGAGGGCGAACCTGAGGGGGCGAGGTGGAGGGGGATTCCCAACAGGAATAAAATGGGAGACTACGCGAAAAGCACCTGGGCATCTTAAATATGTGATCGTCAACTGCGATGAGGGAGATCCAGGAGCATTCATGGATAGATCATTGATGGAGGGCAACCCACATAGTGTTCTTGAAGGCCTTATAATAGGAGGCTACGCAATAGGTGCCGGTGAAGGCTTCGTCTACGTCAGAGAAGAATACCCTCTCGCCGCTGAGAATATAACAAACGCAATAAGGCAAGCCGAAGAGTATGGGCTTTTAGGTGAGAATATTTTAGGGTCAGGCTTCAACTTCAAGGTTAGGGTTCATAGGGGTGCCGGGGCCTTCGTCTCAGGGGAGTCCAGCGCCCTCATGAACGCTATAGAAGGATGCATCGGCGAGCCGAGACCAAAATATGTCCATACGGCGGTCAAAGGAGTTTGGGGCAGACCCAGTTGCTTGAATAATGTTAAGACATGGGCGAATATTCCACTCATAATACTAAACGGAGCCGAATGGTTCAGAAAGATAGGTACAGAAGGCAGCAGTGGAACCGCTATCTTCTCACTGGTGGGAAAAGTCAACAATACAGGTTTGGTTGAGGTGCCTATGGGGATAACCCTTCGAGACCTCATCTACAAGATAGGTGGTGGAATAAAGGATGGAAAGAAATTCAAGGCCGTCCAGACAGGTGGGCCTTCAGGGGGCTTCATTCCAGAGCAGTATCTCAACCTCCCAGTAGACTTTGATGAGCTTAACAGAGTCGGTTCAATGATGGGTTCGGGAGGCATGGTTGTTATGGATGAAGATACCTGCATGGTAGACGCCGCCAGATTCTTCATCGACTTCCTACTTGAAGAGTCATGTGGGAAATGCATTCCATGCCGTGAGGGATTAAGAGTATTATCGAGAATCCTCAACGATATATGTGAAGGCAAGGGTGTTGAAGAAGACGTAATGATTGTTGAAGAGATCGCTGAAACCATGCGCGATGCATCCCTATGCGCACTAGGAACAACGGCAGCGAACCCTGTACTCACATCCTTAAAATATTTCAGGGATGAATGGGATCAACATCTGAAGGCTAAACGTTGCCCAGCCAAAGCTTGTAAGGCGCTGGTAAACTATTACATTGAACCTGAGAAGTGTCAAGCCTGCCAATTATGCAGGAGAGAGTGTCCAACAGGGGCCATTCTAGGTGGGGTCGAGCAGGTTCACTGGATCGAACAGGATAAATGTGTGAAGTGCGGCTCATGCTATGAGGCCTGTAGGTTCAATGCAATAGTGAAACTCTCCGGTGAGCCTATCCCTCCACCGCCACCTGAAGGTACTAAACCAGTTCGGAGAAGAGGTGGTCGATGA
- a CDS encoding NAD(P)H-dependent oxidoreductase subunit E, with product MSSLQLERVKAHERRPIRLQGVAAIVNRIVEEYGYDKSMLIQVLLRLQKSFSWLPMEMLLEVSKQLKVPLSQVYQIATFYKAFSLTPRGRHLVRVCMGTACKVRGATNILEKIQRVLKIERDETTPDGRFTLETINCAGCCALGPVITVDGEYHGNVKTHNVEKILEQYR from the coding sequence ATGTCAAGTCTACAATTAGAGAGGGTGAAAGCGCATGAGAGGAGACCTATCAGACTCCAAGGAGTAGCTGCCATCGTAAATAGAATAGTTGAAGAATACGGATATGACAAGAGCATGCTCATACAGGTTCTGTTGAGGCTGCAAAAGAGTTTCAGCTGGCTTCCGATGGAAATGTTATTAGAAGTCAGTAAACAACTAAAAGTTCCTTTAAGTCAAGTATATCAGATCGCAACTTTCTACAAGGCATTCTCCCTCACACCCAGAGGGAGACATCTGGTAAGGGTATGTATGGGCACAGCATGCAAAGTTAGAGGTGCAACGAACATTCTTGAAAAAATTCAGAGAGTCCTCAAGATAGAAAGAGACGAAACAACACCAGATGGAAGATTCACCCTAGAAACAATAAACTGCGCAGGATGCTGCGCATTAGGTCCAGTAATAACAGTCGACGGCGAATATCATGGAAATGTGAAGACCCATAATGTGGAGAAGATCCTGGAACAGTATAGGTAA
- a CDS encoding nickel-dependent hydrogenase large subunit, which translates to MSTTLFKVPVGPQHPALKEPENFTFYVEGENIVKVEARIGYAHKGIEKLMESKTYLQNIPLVERICGICNTAHTVCYTQNIEYLYEKPPPRRAEYLRVLIEELNRIHSHLLWLGVVGHEVGFDTLFMYVWRDRELVLDLIEALTGNRVSMSFTTIGGTRRDLTPQVEYRIRKGMDVLEERTRYYKRTVPVDPTISARSKGIGILTPEEAIQLCAVGPMRRASAIKEDVRKDDPYAAHDEVPFNVISYDTCDFYARIMVRVDETLESIEMVRYCLDHMPSGPVRVRLPNTPPVGEAVSKVEAPRGEDIHYVRSNGTDKPARYKVRAPTLGNLAPLLQSMTTRGKYEVNVADIPVLLAGIDPCMCCMDRMLRFIEPSKGRSWVWTMEQLKKYTRKL; encoded by the coding sequence TTGTCGACCACACTATTTAAGGTCCCAGTAGGTCCCCAACATCCAGCACTCAAGGAGCCTGAAAACTTCACATTCTATGTGGAGGGAGAGAACATTGTCAAAGTGGAGGCCAGAATAGGATATGCCCACAAAGGAATAGAGAAACTTATGGAGTCGAAAACATATCTGCAGAACATTCCACTGGTGGAGAGGATATGTGGAATATGCAATACAGCCCACACGGTCTGTTACACCCAAAACATAGAGTACCTATATGAGAAACCTCCACCAAGAAGGGCTGAATATCTGAGGGTTCTAATAGAGGAGTTGAACAGGATACATAGCCACCTGCTCTGGCTTGGAGTGGTGGGGCATGAGGTTGGCTTCGACACACTCTTCATGTATGTCTGGCGTGACCGGGAACTTGTGCTTGATCTTATTGAAGCCCTCACGGGAAATAGGGTATCTATGTCCTTCACAACAATAGGTGGAACTAGAAGAGACCTCACACCTCAAGTTGAATATAGAATCAGGAAAGGCATGGATGTTTTGGAGGAGCGAACAAGATACTACAAGAGAACAGTTCCCGTAGATCCGACTATAAGCGCCAGGTCGAAGGGCATAGGTATATTGACCCCTGAGGAGGCTATCCAATTATGTGCTGTAGGACCTATGCGCAGGGCCTCAGCTATAAAGGAGGATGTTAGGAAAGACGATCCATATGCAGCCCATGACGAGGTCCCGTTCAACGTAATAAGCTACGATACATGCGACTTCTATGCTAGGATAATGGTTAGGGTCGATGAGACCTTGGAGTCCATTGAGATGGTAAGATACTGTCTTGACCATATGCCTTCTGGACCGGTGAGGGTGAGGCTGCCGAACACCCCGCCTGTAGGGGAAGCGGTGAGTAAGGTTGAGGCTCCCAGAGGTGAAGACATCCATTATGTTAGATCTAATGGGACAGACAAGCCTGCTAGGTATAAGGTTCGCGCGCCGACCCTCGGAAACCTTGCGCCCTTACTCCAGAGCATGACTACAAGAGGGAAGTATGAGGTCAATGTCGCCGACATTCCTGTGCTGCTGGCCGGCATAGATCCTTGCATGTGCTGCATGGACAGGATGCTGAGGTTCATAGAGCCTTCGAAGGGTAGGAGTTGGGTCTGGACGATGGAGCAACTCAAGAAATATACGAGGAAATTGTGA
- the porA gene encoding pyruvate ferredoxin oxidoreductase, whose product MPGAYTGDEAAAYAAKQCRVDVVAAYPITPQTIIVERFSDYVADGEVDTKYLYAESEHSAMSACVGASLAGARVFTATASQGLALMHEVLYLASGLRCPIVMAVVNRALSAPINIHGDHSDMMGSRDCGWIQLYAENAQETYDLIVQAFKIAEEETVQLPVTVNLDGFTVSHATESMKVLSDEDVDKFLPPRKPIFKVDPETPITVGAMALPEYYYEVKRQQEEAIQKSKGVVKMVGDEYGKFTGRRYGFMETFGLEDADAAIMCLGSTCGTVRSVAKDLRAKGKKVGLIKLWTYRPFPTEEFLSTIKDLKALAVMDRAISFGAPYGALCSDVSSALQNTGMDIKVMNMIYGLGGRDTPPSTVREVFDEALRTAKTGRVKERIRFLDVRE is encoded by the coding sequence ATACCTGGAGCATATACAGGCGATGAAGCTGCAGCCTACGCCGCTAAACAGTGCAGGGTCGACGTAGTAGCGGCTTATCCTATAACACCCCAAACGATAATAGTTGAGAGGTTCAGCGACTATGTCGCCGACGGGGAGGTTGATACAAAGTATCTATACGCAGAGTCTGAACATTCTGCGATGTCCGCTTGTGTAGGCGCAAGCCTGGCCGGCGCAAGGGTTTTCACAGCAACAGCCAGCCAGGGCTTGGCATTGATGCATGAGGTTCTATACCTCGCGTCAGGCCTCAGATGCCCAATTGTAATGGCTGTAGTCAACAGGGCTCTATCAGCACCGATCAATATACACGGAGATCACAGCGACATGATGGGCTCAAGAGACTGCGGTTGGATACAGCTCTATGCAGAGAACGCCCAAGAAACCTACGATCTAATAGTTCAAGCATTCAAGATAGCTGAGGAGGAGACTGTCCAACTCCCTGTGACAGTGAACCTAGATGGATTCACAGTCTCACATGCAACAGAGAGTATGAAGGTTCTCTCAGATGAGGATGTTGATAAGTTTCTACCGCCGAGGAAACCAATATTTAAAGTCGATCCTGAGACACCGATAACTGTAGGTGCGATGGCTCTGCCTGAATATTATTATGAGGTTAAACGTCAACAGGAGGAGGCTATCCAAAAGTCTAAAGGTGTGGTTAAGATGGTTGGGGATGAGTATGGTAAGTTCACAGGTAGGAGATACGGTTTTATGGAGACTTTCGGACTCGAAGATGCAGATGCGGCTATAATGTGTTTGGGTAGCACATGTGGAACAGTCCGTTCAGTAGCTAAAGACCTCAGGGCCAAAGGTAAGAAGGTTGGTTTGATTAAACTCTGGACGTATAGACCTTTCCCCACAGAAGAGTTTCTATCGACTATCAAAGACTTGAAGGCCTTAGCAGTTATGGATAGGGCTATAAGTTTCGGAGCCCCTTACGGTGCTTTATGCAGCGATGTTTCATCAGCCCTCCAGAATACTGGGATGGACATCAAGGTCATGAATATGATATATGGCTTAGGAGGGAGGGATACTCCACCATCAACAGTAAGAGAAGTATTCGATGAAGCTTTGAGAACAGCGAAGACTGGAAGGGTTAAGGAGAGGATCAGGTTTCTGGATGTGAGGGAATGA
- a CDS encoding 4Fe-4S binding protein has translation MGLDDGATQEIYEEIVRWLEMSLAVELLRNLVSRRATVLYPFKDREKVHVPEGLRGRLTFNRQLCIGCGMCFRVCPSETVEMFEDEKGKRPRFYLDRCTHCQQCEDVCPTKAIGLTQQFENFGFDRKEMILE, from the coding sequence TTGGGTCTGGACGATGGAGCAACTCAAGAAATATACGAGGAAATTGTGAGGTGGCTTGAGATGTCTTTGGCGGTTGAACTTCTGAGGAACTTAGTGAGTAGAAGAGCTACTGTGCTCTATCCGTTCAAGGATAGGGAGAAGGTTCATGTCCCTGAAGGTTTGAGGGGGAGACTCACATTTAACAGGCAGCTATGTATAGGATGCGGAATGTGCTTCAGAGTATGTCCCTCAGAGACTGTGGAGATGTTTGAGGATGAGAAGGGGAAGAGGCCCAGATTCTATCTTGACCGTTGCACACACTGCCAGCAATGTGAGGATGTATGTCCAACGAAGGCCATAGGTCTCACCCAACAGTTTGAGAATTTCGGATTCGACCGCAAAGAGATGATTCTGGAATAG
- a CDS encoding 4Fe-4S binding protein, whose protein sequence is MKLSWRKTPIAGIIFEPGSSAEYRTGDWRIEKKPIINQDKCIRCLICWIICPDVSINRLQKPYGKYEETIEVDYYHCKGCGICSAECPVKAIEMVEESRVVA, encoded by the coding sequence ATGAAGCTGAGTTGGAGGAAGACTCCTATTGCAGGAATCATCTTTGAGCCCGGCTCCTCAGCCGAGTATAGGACAGGCGACTGGAGGATAGAGAAGAAACCCATCATCAACCAGGATAAATGTATCAGATGCTTGATATGCTGGATAATCTGCCCAGACGTCTCAATCAACAGGCTGCAGAAACCATATGGAAAATATGAGGAGACAATTGAGGTTGACTATTACCACTGTAAAGGTTGCGGAATATGTTCAGCAGAATGTCCTGTAAAAGCAATAGAGATGGTGGAGGAGTCGAGGGTTGTCGCGTAG
- a CDS encoding pyruvate ferredoxin oxidoreductase (catalyzes the formation of acetyl-CoA from pyruvate and coenzyme A), producing MMVALKDLPKEEPYAPGHRLCAGCGPSISVRMALKASRGPTVVVNATGCVEVSTTIYPYTAWRIPWVHTLFENIGAVAGGLEYAYEALERRGQLKGKVDIIALGGDGGTFDIGIQALSGMLERGHDVVYICYDNEAYMNTGIQRSGATPRGAATTTSPAGKVIPGKRGKKKDLAGICAAHGISYVATASIGFFGDYIDKVRRAIEVDGPAVVHVLAPCPLGWRSNPSDTIKLAKMAVQTGLFPIYEIIDGKYKLSLKPGRLIPLEEYLKLQGRFSHLLKPEFKDELEAIKREVEDEYKRILSLAGEHVT from the coding sequence ATGATGGTCGCCCTGAAAGATCTTCCGAAGGAAGAGCCTTACGCTCCAGGACATAGACTCTGTGCGGGATGCGGTCCATCTATATCGGTCAGGATGGCTCTGAAGGCATCTAGAGGACCCACAGTCGTCGTCAACGCCACAGGCTGTGTTGAAGTCTCAACCACAATATATCCATATACTGCTTGGAGGATCCCTTGGGTCCACACACTATTCGAGAATATTGGAGCTGTAGCAGGAGGGTTAGAATATGCTTATGAAGCTTTGGAGAGGCGTGGCCAACTTAAAGGGAAGGTTGACATTATAGCCCTCGGTGGAGACGGTGGAACCTTCGACATAGGGATACAGGCCCTCTCAGGAATGTTGGAGAGGGGCCACGATGTAGTGTACATATGTTATGATAATGAAGCATACATGAATACTGGGATACAACGTTCAGGTGCAACCCCCAGAGGAGCAGCAACAACTACCAGTCCAGCCGGCAAGGTCATTCCTGGAAAACGTGGTAAGAAGAAGGATCTAGCAGGTATATGTGCAGCCCATGGAATAAGCTATGTCGCAACAGCCTCAATAGGGTTCTTCGGCGACTACATAGACAAGGTCAGGAGGGCTATAGAGGTTGATGGACCTGCCGTAGTACATGTTCTAGCGCCTTGCCCACTGGGTTGGCGCTCCAACCCCTCCGACACTATAAAATTGGCAAAGATGGCGGTTCAGACAGGCCTCTTCCCGATATATGAGATCATAGATGGAAAATATAAGTTGAGCCTGAAGCCAGGTAGACTCATACCCCTAGAAGAATACCTGAAACTTCAAGGAAGATTTAGCCACCTTCTGAAGCCCGAGTTTAAAGATGAGCTTGAGGCGATAAAGAGGGAGGTTGAGGACGAGTATAAGAGGATACTGAGTCTGGCTGGGGAGCATGTAACATAG
- the nikR gene encoding nickel-responsive transcriptional regulator NikR, which translates to MGSNGVCRFSISAPPRLVEEFDSTIKRIGYDRSKAIQAAMRIFLDDYKWTHQVSGEVAGGLVTIYDHEVKGLEEVLTDVQHKYQRVITSTTHVHLDDRNCLEIVSVRGDAKTVRKLSEEIMNKRGVKQSRLVAVTVT; encoded by the coding sequence TTGGGTTCAAATGGTGTTTGTAGATTCAGCATCTCAGCTCCACCGAGATTAGTTGAGGAGTTTGACTCCACAATAAAGAGGATCGGATATGATAGGTCTAAAGCCATCCAGGCTGCTATGCGCATCTTCTTGGACGATTACAAGTGGACACACCAAGTCTCAGGAGAAGTCGCTGGCGGCTTGGTTACAATATATGACCATGAAGTCAAGGGTTTAGAGGAGGTTCTGACGGATGTCCAACATAAATATCAGAGGGTAATAACCTCAACCACACATGTACATCTCGATGATAGAAATTGCTTGGAGATCGTATCGGTTAGGGGCGACGCAAAGACGGTTAGGAAATTGTCCGAGGAGATAATGAATAAAAGGGGTGTTAAGCAGAGCCGGTTGGTTGCTGTCACAGTTACATAG
- a CDS encoding oligosaccharide flippase family protein, whose translation MNYKADASRTVKGTLGFVIQSSATSLLGLVLFAVFARFVSKGEMGAYAGLTFTVTIMQLSGVLGLNTAAARFTAKLLAEGERAEASGVARIILTVAALSGCFFSLLHYFSAPYFSYLMSQSYEYTGFFQAASVIILIYVPLLVIEGLVQGVQEYWRLAMLRVIGQIFRILVCLWLFTSGWGVYGMIVGWSLLGIIMLLGSILVLRYHLDFKAGKYGLKPILKYSVPVMGAGLATYLSNSIDLFIVMSYGLPEELGAYNVALAASGALSTILVASATATLLPATSAVYGVANVDGVGKVFFKASRYLALLFTPASFGLASLAWPVILIMGGASYRESTAPLTIIGITFLIYSLSTPITTSLTAIGETRKFLMITLASVVVGSTVAALSYPVCGIIGAALGRACLSICTLTFGFHQARKVFSPRFDLEALAKSLLASIIMAFTVYVVTSNLSSILSMPIGVMVGVTIYVMMLRFTRAVKDEDLRVLSGAISSKAWRFSEPIMDLTSIILTGRRDSWRIQTGKESS comes from the coding sequence TTGAATTACAAGGCTGACGCCTCCAGGACTGTTAAGGGAACTCTAGGATTTGTGATTCAGAGCTCGGCGACTTCACTTCTTGGGCTTGTACTCTTCGCGGTCTTTGCCCGTTTCGTATCGAAGGGTGAGATGGGTGCCTATGCGGGTTTGACATTCACGGTGACTATTATGCAGCTTTCAGGCGTCTTAGGCCTGAATACCGCTGCGGCCAGGTTCACAGCGAAACTTTTGGCTGAGGGTGAGAGGGCTGAAGCGTCTGGTGTTGCTAGGATTATTTTGACTGTGGCCGCTCTCTCAGGATGTTTCTTCAGCCTCCTACACTACTTTTCAGCGCCTTACTTCTCATACCTCATGAGCCAATCTTATGAATATACTGGTTTCTTTCAGGCTGCGTCGGTGATAATCTTGATCTATGTCCCCCTACTCGTCATTGAAGGTTTGGTGCAGGGAGTCCAAGAATATTGGAGGCTGGCTATGTTGAGGGTTATCGGCCAAATCTTCAGGATCCTGGTCTGCCTTTGGCTATTCACCTCAGGTTGGGGGGTTTACGGAATGATCGTAGGATGGTCTCTCCTGGGCATCATCATGCTTCTAGGATCCATACTTGTTTTGAGATATCACCTAGACTTCAAAGCTGGGAAATATGGTTTGAAGCCTATTCTGAAATATTCCGTGCCAGTTATGGGCGCTGGGTTGGCCACATACCTCTCCAACAGCATAGACCTCTTTATAGTCATGAGTTACGGGTTACCTGAGGAGTTGGGTGCTTACAATGTGGCTTTGGCCGCCTCAGGAGCCTTATCAACCATCCTAGTGGCCTCAGCTACAGCAACCCTGCTACCCGCGACATCCGCAGTTTATGGTGTTGCAAATGTGGATGGTGTAGGTAAGGTATTCTTTAAGGCTTCAAGATACTTAGCCCTCCTTTTCACCCCCGCCTCTTTTGGACTGGCTTCGCTGGCTTGGCCTGTTATACTCATTATGGGAGGGGCCTCATATAGGGAGTCGACAGCCCCCCTGACCATTATAGGCATAACATTCCTAATATATTCTCTATCGACACCCATCACAACATCTCTGACAGCTATAGGTGAGACTAGAAAATTTTTGATGATCACCTTAGCCTCTGTTGTGGTCGGTTCAACTGTTGCCGCTCTCTCTTACCCAGTATGCGGCATAATCGGAGCAGCCTTGGGCAGGGCCTGCCTCTCAATTTGCACTCTCACATTCGGATTCCATCAGGCGCGAAAGGTTTTCAGTCCAAGGTTTGATCTCGAAGCCCTGGCCAAATCTCTTCTAGCCAGCATAATTATGGCTTTCACAGTATACGTGGTTACTTCAAACCTGTCGTCGATCCTGTCGATGCCCATAGGTGTCATGGTTGGTGTAACCATATATGTGATGATGCTCAGGTTCACCCGCGCGGTGAAAGATGAAGATCTGAGGGTTCTCAGTGGGGCCATATCAAGTAAGGCATGGAGGTTCTCTGAACCCATAATGGATTTAACATCAATCATTCTGACCGGCCGCAGGGATAGTTGGAGGATTCAGACAGGTAAAGAAAGTAGTTGA